AAGGACGTTATGGCCTATGTAATAGACAAAAATGAGATTGTAACACCTGAGCCAGATGATGTAATACAGGATTCAATGCTCAATTGGGTTATAAGATGTGCCAAGAAAAAAACACCAGATTATAGTTATGCAAAACTAACCAAAGAAGACTTGCTAAACTTACCGGAGATTTATTATTCTGAGGGAGATCACTATGATCTATATGATTTTAATGTATTTGTTAAAAGTATTGAAGGACTTCAATATGCGACTGATACAGAAAGAGTTATATTACCTTATAATGAAATATCAGATCTGAAGCCTATGGCTAACTTAACTAAGGTAAATAAAATTACAATGAATTGCAATAAAATAGAGGATCTTAAACCATTATCTAACTTAACAAATGTTAGAGACATTCATTTAGGAGATAATAAGCTTACAACTATAGAGCCTCTTGCTAAGATGACTAAGCTTGAGAGTTTAAATGTTGAATTAAACAACAAAATAAGTGATATAAGTACTGTGAAGAATTTTCCTAAATTACAATATTTAAATTTAGGATTTAATAGTATAAAGGATATTACTCCTTTAAAGGATTTAAAAAATATAGATAAAGCTTTGATTTTAGGAAAAAATAAAGTTGAAGATATAAGTGCTCTTGCTAATATGACTAAATTAAGAGAGTTAGATCTTTCTTCTAATAATATTTCAGATATTAGCGTTTTGAAAAATCTTAGAAATCTTAAAATTTTAAGACTAAATAATAATAGTGGTATAAATAACATTGGACCACTTACAAACTTAACTCAATTAGATAAAAATGAATTATGGTTAACAGGCACAGGAATAGCAGATAAAAAAGATGATTTATTCAAGGTAATTGATGTTAATAAACTAATTAATAAATTTAAGGCAAATTCTATTACTATTGATGATAAACAAAAGGTAGCTGATGCAAGAAAAGCTTATGATTTACTCTCACCAGAGTTAAAAATCTATATTCCAGAGTTAAGAATTGTTGCTGCAGAAGATAATATAGCTAGACTTGAAAAAGGTGAGTTAATAAAACAATATAATGAATTAAGTGAATTTGATAAACAACCTCTAGAATTAGGAGATATGAAGACTATAGAAATTAAAGTAGTAGATGAAAATGGACAAGCTATAAAAGGTATACCTTTTACTCTTAAAGAAACTCAATATAATATTACAGAAACCTTACATTCAAATGAAAATGGTGTTATTAAATATAGCCTTAATATCTGGAATAATTATGCGAAATATTCAATTAGCGTAGCTGATAAAAATAAATATACTTCAGATATTGACAAAATAACATTTAAAATAGATGGTACACCAAGGGTCGTGGAAATAAATGGACAACCCATTACAGGAAGTGAAAAACTTAAGTTTGTTCTTACAGCCAAAGGTGAAGATATAAAACCTACAGTAGATAAGTCTAAACTTCAAAGTGTAATAAAAGATGCAGAAAGCAAAGATGCAAACAAATACACAGAAGAAAGCTATAAACAATTAGTGGATACATTAGCAGTAACTAGAGAAGTATTCAAAAAGGTAGATGCAACACAAGATGAAGTTAATATAAGTGCTAAAAATCTTGGAGAAGCAATAGGAAAATTAGTAGAAAAAAATACAGAACAACAGATACCAAATCTTAAAACATTATCATTTAAAGTTTTAGATAATAATGGACAACTAATAACAGGAATAAAGTTTAATATCAGTAATTCATATAATAAAGATGTAGTTACCTTAAATTCAGATGAAAATGGTATTATAAAATATACTATTCCAGACTGGATGATTTATATGAAATTTAAAATTGAACTAGATGATAAGGACAAATATACTTCGGATATAAAAGAAATTACA
The nucleotide sequence above comes from Hathewaya histolytica. Encoded proteins:
- a CDS encoding leucine-rich repeat domain-containing protein is translated as MRRKTTVIALLVSFFILLSLGQPKDVMAYVIDKNEIVTPEPDDVIQDSMLNWVIRCAKKKTPDYSYAKLTKEDLLNLPEIYYSEGDHYDLYDFNVFVKSIEGLQYATDTERVILPYNEISDLKPMANLTKVNKITMNCNKIEDLKPLSNLTNVRDIHLGDNKLTTIEPLAKMTKLESLNVELNNKISDISTVKNFPKLQYLNLGFNSIKDITPLKDLKNIDKALILGKNKVEDISALANMTKLRELDLSSNNISDISVLKNLRNLKILRLNNNSGINNIGPLTNLTQLDKNELWLTGTGIADKKDDLFKVIDVNKLINKFKANSITIDDKQKVADARKAYDLLSPELKIYIPELRIVAAEDNIARLEKGELIKQYNELSEFDKQPLELGDMKTIEIKVVDENGQAIKGIPFTLKETQYNITETLHSNENGVIKYSLNIWNNYAKYSISVADKNKYTSDIDKITFKIDGTPRVVEINGQPITGSEKLKFVLTAKGEDIKPTVDKSKLQSVIKDAESKDANKYTEESYKQLVDTLAVTREVFKKVDATQDEVNISAKNLGEAIGKLVEKNTEQQIPNLKTLSFKVLDNNGQLITGIKFNISNSYNKDVVTLNSDENGIIKYTIPDWMIYMKFKIELDDKDKYTSDIKEITFETGNESKVIKINGQNVTGKEDLKFVLTTKDGEVKPGVDKSKVQIVEKRTELEVRLEEKQEKKSEAKMIYKDGAENKETNKEKISVLPKTGEKSPYINIILGSLLSSLGIILLLSKKRN